Genomic segment of Chloracidobacterium sp. N:
CTGGGCAATTAAGCAGGCACGGTGCGTGGTGGCATCTCACGATGTCGTGGCGTATGAAGACTTGCAGGTGAAGAACCTGGTCAAAAATCATCATCTTGCCAAATCCATTCATGATGCTGGCTGGTCTCAATTCACTGCGTGGCTGGACTACTACGGCAAGGTGTGGGACAAGGCAGTAGTCAGCGTACCGCCGCAGTACACCACACAGGACTGTAGTAACTGTGGGCATTATGGTAGTAAAAACCCTATCCACTAGAACCCATAGTTGTCCTAAATGTGGATTTGAATTAGACAGAGACCAGAATGCGGCTTTGAACATCCTCAAGAAGGGACTAAGCATCTTGGGAATGGAGTGGCAAAACAGTACCTTTGGGCAAAAGGGAACTGCCTCGAAAGAGGGAACGCTTGGGGAGAATGCACCGCTGCTTTAGAGGGGCAACCTGATGAAGTAAGTGCGCTCGCAGAACCAAGAACAAGAATCCCCTGCCTTTAGGCAGGGGAGTATGTCAACCAACAGGAGTGCAGGTCCTAGCTTCCCTTCTGCCAGATCAGCTTGTGGAAAACGAAAGACGACAACCTGCCCCGCTTTTTTCATACAAAACTTACCTTGATGTCTGCCGTGCTGTATAACGCAGGCTCATCCTCCATATCCCGCACGGCTGAAGATAACGACAAAGCTCCCCACTCCTGCTTTTCCTGCTGCTCTGCCTTGACGAGAAGATACTGGATAAAGCTAAGCAACTCTTCCTGGAGTGACCGGGGAAGTTTTTGCACGGATTGGAAAACTTTTTCATCGAATGCCATGATCTGTTCTCCTGTAAATAAAGGGAATGTTTCCTTTGAACTGTTTTATACCAAAGCCTCTGGGTAGCGTAGGTGGGGATTAACTGGGTCAAACGTCAGACATGTCCTGTCAAACCGGCGCGTCAGGCCGAAAAAACGCACGCCGGCTGTGGGTGAATGGAGTTGCTACTGTTGGTCGGCACACGTTAGCGGATTCAGTCCCAGCGGCCAAAAGCCATTTTCGTTGTTGTTACGTGGAGGGACGCGGTAAGCTCAGCGGTCACATGACATTTTCCAACGACAGGGACGGTTCGAGACGTGGTACTGGATTTGTTTCGTCTGGATGGGAAGGTCGCGCTGGTGACGGGTGCGCTTTCCGAGATTGGGACGGCCATTGCGCTGGCTCTGGCCGAAGCCGGCGCCGATGTTGCCTGTCATGGTTCAGCCCGTGCCCCGGAAGCCCTCTGTGAGCAGATTCGGGCGCTGGGCCGGCGGGCGCTGGCCGTGACGGGAGACCTCTACGACCGCGCCTTTCACCGTCATATCGTGGCCACGACCCTCGCGCATTTCGGGCGGATTGATATTCTGGTCAACAATGCCAGTACGATTCGCCGCGGCGCGGCCGTGGAGCTGAGCGACGAAGACTGGGACTTCATCCTGAGCATCAACCTGACGACCGTGTTCCGGCTGTCGCAGATGGTGGCCAAGGACATGCTCGAACGGCGGTCGGGCAAGATCATCAACATTGCGTCACTGCTGGCATTCCAGGGCGGCTGGCAGGCCCCGGCGTTTGCAGCCTCGAAAGGCGGCGTCGTGCAACTGACGAAATCCCTGGCCAACGAATGGGCTTCCCGGGGCGTCAACGTCAACGCCATTTCGCCGGGTTATCTGGAAGTCGAAAGCACCCGTCCGCTGCGGGAGGACCCCGTGCGTCACCGCCAGATCACGGAGCGCATTCCGGCCGGGCGGTGGGGGCAGCCGTCCGATCTGGCCGGCGCAGCGGTGTTTCTGGCCTCAGCGGCCAGTGATTACGTCCATGGCCACGTGCTCGTCGTGGATGGCGGCTGGATGGGGCGTTAGCGTTCGCCGGTAAGTACGAGGTCATCCCGGTGGATCACCTCGTCGTGCGCGCGGAAGCCAAGCCGCTGCGCAATCTCGGAGGACTTCAGTCCACGGATGGTTTCAGTTTCATCGGCGCTGTAGCTGGTCAGTCCACGCGCGATTTCGCGCCCCTGCTCATCGCAGCACGCCACGACATCCCCGGCGGCGAACCGTCCAGTGACCCGGATGATACCCGACGGCAGGACGCTCTTACCCTGCGTTGCCACAGCGTGCACGGCTCCGGCGTCGAGCGTCAGGGTGCCTTTCGGGCGCAGGGCGGCAATCCAGCGCTTGCGGCCGCCGAGGGCCGCCGCCGCCGGTGGGAACAGCGTCCCAACGTCATCACCTGCCATGACGCGCTGCAGGATGTTTGACGCCCGACCGTTGACGATGACCGTCGTGACGCCAAACCGTGCCGCCGTCTGAGCCGCCGTGAGCTTGGACTGCATGCCGCCCGTGCCAAAGGCGCTCTTCCCGCCGGAAGCCAGCCCCAGGGTCGTGGCCGTGACTTCCGGGACAAAGCTCAACCGCCGGGCTTCCACGTGCTGTTTGGGATCGCGGTCAAACAGCCCGTCCACATCCGAAAGCAGCACGAGCAGGTCGGCATCCACGATGTTGGCCACCAGCGCGCTCAGGAAGTCATTGTCGCCGAACTTGATTTCAGCCGTGGCCACGGTGTCGTTTTCGTTGATGATGGGCACGACGCCGAGCGTCAGCAGCGTTCGCAACGTGTGCCGCGCATTGAGAAACCGCTCCCGGTCGCGGGCGTCGTCGTAGGTCAGCAGTACCTGCGCCACCGGGACGGGCGCAAAGGCCTGCTCGTAGTAGCGCATCAGAAACGGCTGCCCGATGGCCGCTGCCGCCTGCTTGAAGGACAGGTCCCGGCCCAGCGGCAGGTGATGCAACCGCAGGTGCGTCATGCCGCAGGCGACCGCCCCGGAGGAAACAATGACCACCGTGCGCCCGTCTGCGCGCAGGGTCAGACACTGCCCGACGAGATGCCGGAGCACGGTTTCGACCAGCCCTGTTCCCGGCTCGACGAGCACGTTGCTGCCGATTTTGACAACCATGCGCCGGGCTGCGGCCAGAGCGGCGCGGGCCGCAGCGGCATCCTGTACCGGGTGACGACTAGGCTGCACCATGCTGCTTGAACCACGCGAGCATTGCCTTCCAGGCGGCCTGGGCCTCTGCCTGGCGGTAGGACGGGCGATAGTCGGCGTGAAAGCCGTGGGGGGCGTCGGGATAGACGATGATGTTCGAGCCGGACCTGCCCTTGGCCAACGCCGTCCGCATCTGTTCGACGGTTTCGAGCGGAATACCCTGGTCCTTGCCGCCGTACAGCCCAAGCACTGGTGTTCGCAGCGTCGGCGCAATGTCAATCGGGAATGT
This window contains:
- a CDS encoding SDR family oxidoreductase, with product MVLDLFRLDGKVALVTGALSEIGTAIALALAEAGADVACHGSARAPEALCEQIRALGRRALAVTGDLYDRAFHRHIVATTLAHFGRIDILVNNASTIRRGAAVELSDEDWDFILSINLTTVFRLSQMVAKDMLERRSGKIINIASLLAFQGGWQAPAFAASKGGVVQLTKSLANEWASRGVNVNAISPGYLEVESTRPLREDPVRHRQITERIPAGRWGQPSDLAGAAVFLASAASDYVHGHVLVVDGGWMGR
- a CDS encoding DUF2281 domain-containing protein; protein product: MAFDEKVFQSVQKLPRSLQEELLSFIQYLLVKAEQQEKQEWGALSLSSAVRDMEDEPALYSTADIKVSFV
- the proB gene encoding glutamate 5-kinase yields the protein MVQPSRHPVQDAAAARAALAAARRMVVKIGSNVLVEPGTGLVETVLRHLVGQCLTLRADGRTVVIVSSGAVACGMTHLRLHHLPLGRDLSFKQAAAAIGQPFLMRYYEQAFAPVPVAQVLLTYDDARDRERFLNARHTLRTLLTLGVVPIINENDTVATAEIKFGDNDFLSALVANIVDADLLVLLSDVDGLFDRDPKQHVEARRLSFVPEVTATTLGLASGGKSAFGTGGMQSKLTAAQTAARFGVTTVIVNGRASNILQRVMAGDDVGTLFPPAAAALGGRKRWIAALRPKGTLTLDAGAVHAVATQGKSVLPSGIIRVTGRFAAGDVVACCDEQGREIARGLTSYSADETETIRGLKSSEIAQRLGFRAHDEVIHRDDLVLTGER